One segment of Bacillota bacterium DNA contains the following:
- the cysS gene encoding cysteine--tRNA ligase translates to MKIYNTLTRRKEEFCPINDKEVRIYSCGPTVYNYAHIGNLRTYIFMDILRRVLQYEGYKLKHVMNITDVGHLVSDADEGEDKMLKTAREQQKSPWEIADYYTKVFFQDIEALNIQKPEIIPKATEHIKEMIEFVEGLVEKGYGYETSDGIYFDIGKFEGYGKLSRINLDEQMAGARVEVNEEKKHPADFALWKKAPKEHIMQWPSPWGMGYPGWHIECSAMGRKYLGDFFDIHTGGVDHIPIHHENEIAQSEALLGRPAVKYWMHGEFLLVNNGKMSKSLGNTYTISDLRSKGFNPLTFRYFCLNAHYRNKLNFTWDAIKAAQIAYDRLLGGALTHKKAGYEENEVNSADPEIIDTFKNEFEEAITDDLNIPKAMGVVWNVIRYEKKSRDLFDLLVDFDRVLGLDIAKAEEKKEEKGEDAEGLELDEEIKELIEQRQQARKEKNWKVADEIRDKLKDMGILLEDTPQGVRVIRKDKDMN, encoded by the coding sequence ATGAAAATTTATAATACTTTGACCAGAAGAAAAGAAGAGTTTTGTCCAATTAACGATAAAGAGGTACGGATTTATTCATGCGGACCTACAGTATATAATTATGCCCATATAGGGAATCTCAGGACCTATATATTTATGGATATTTTAAGGAGAGTACTCCAATATGAGGGTTACAAACTCAAGCATGTTATGAATATAACCGATGTGGGGCACTTGGTATCCGATGCTGATGAGGGTGAAGATAAGATGCTTAAGACAGCAAGGGAACAGCAAAAATCACCTTGGGAAATTGCCGATTATTACACCAAAGTATTTTTTCAGGATATTGAGGCCTTAAATATACAGAAACCTGAAATAATACCTAAAGCAACGGAACATATAAAGGAAATGATCGAATTTGTTGAAGGCCTGGTTGAAAAAGGCTATGGATACGAAACCAGTGATGGAATATATTTTGATATAGGGAAGTTTGAAGGATATGGAAAACTTTCTCGGATAAACCTTGATGAACAGATGGCAGGTGCAAGGGTTGAGGTTAATGAAGAAAAGAAGCATCCGGCAGATTTTGCTTTGTGGAAGAAAGCCCCGAAGGAGCATATAATGCAGTGGCCAAGTCCCTGGGGCATGGGTTATCCCGGGTGGCATATTGAATGTTCGGCCATGGGAAGAAAATACCTAGGGGACTTTTTTGATATCCATACGGGTGGGGTGGACCATATTCCTATTCATCACGAAAATGAGATAGCGCAATCCGAAGCCCTTTTAGGTAGACCTGCAGTTAAATATTGGATGCATGGCGAGTTTCTTTTAGTGAACAATGGCAAAATGTCAAAGAGCCTGGGCAATACTTATACAATATCCGATTTAAGGTCGAAGGGATTTAACCCTCTCACCTTCAGATATTTTTGCCTGAATGCCCACTACAGGAACAAGTTGAATTTTACATGGGATGCTATAAAGGCGGCCCAGATAGCCTATGATAGACTGCTTGGCGGAGCTTTGACTCATAAAAAAGCAGGTTATGAGGAAAATGAAGTGAATTCGGCGGACCCGGAAATAATTGATACCTTTAAAAATGAGTTTGAAGAAGCTATCACTGATGATTTAAATATACCCAAGGCAATGGGAGTTGTCTGGAATGTTATTAGATATGAAAAGAAATCCAGGGACTTATTTGACTTATTAGTAGATTTTGACAGGGTATTAGGGTTAGATATAGCAAAGGCCGAAGAAAAAAAGGAAGAAAAAGGGGAAGATGCGGAAGGATTAGAATTAGATGAAGAAATAAAAGAACTTATTGAACAAAGACAACAGGCCAGGAAAGAAAAGAACTGGAAGGTGGCTGACGAAATAAGGGATAAGTTGAAGGATATGGGCATATTACTTGAAGACACCCCCCAGGGGGTTAGAGTAATACGGAAAGATAAGGATATGAATTAA
- a CDS encoding Mini-ribonuclease 3 gives MIEDFFKNMFAEIDLKKQDIREYSPLVLAYLGDAIYELFIRTLVLSEGNRSVYKLHKRSTEYVKAKAQSGTIHRILEFLTPEEQEIVRRGRNAKPGTVPKNADIVEYKYATGLEALLGYLYLKQDYTRLMQVLKMCI, from the coding sequence ATGATTGAGGATTTTTTTAAAAATATGTTTGCAGAAATTGATTTAAAGAAACAGGATATAAGGGAGTATTCCCCTCTTGTGCTTGCTTACTTGGGAGATGCCATATATGAACTTTTTATACGTACTTTAGTGTTATCTGAGGGGAACAGGTCTGTTTACAAGCTGCACAAGCGCTCAACAGAATATGTAAAAGCAAAGGCTCAGTCCGGTACAATCCATAGGATTTTGGAGTTTTTGACTCCCGAGGAGCAGGAAATTGTTAGAAGAGGCAGAAATGCAAAGCCGGGTACAGTACCGAAGAATGCTGATATTGTAGAATATAAATATGCTACGGGACTTGAAGCGCTGCTGGGGTATCTTTATTTGAAGCAGGACTATACCCGCTTGATGCAGGTTTTGAAAATGTGTATATAG